The stretch of DNA agtgaaagaaaaagttgataattaaatgtgaaaaaaaaaatgtagataaataagatttaaaaaattacaaaaaaaaaattaaaaatattctcaaaagtgtgaagaagaaaaaaagtgagataataaaatttttcttgcgatgaattattatttaataaatgaaaaaaaaaaaaaaaaaaaagtaaataaataaataatccctTCTGGGAACAAGGtaattctttaatttattttttactccaaaattgtATCTTCTTCCTAatcacttgaattatttttttaaacattctatttattatttagtaaaataaattattatataattttttttttatgatgatatgAGTTATCCAGAGTTATCAGTGATTCGAAATATGTTgtaaatttgttgttatttatttattaaaaataaagcaatattgcaaaaaaaaaagtaacagaGGCAGCACTGACTGTTTGACCCACAAGTTAGTTGAtgcaataatttgtttatcagATTGTACTCAAGTAGTGTTTGTAAATCGAAATATTGTCAGGTAATTTTACTATCTCATTTAAACTCTGGaaaataatcgaaataatatatatttttaattttttataatatttatatatttgttttaatttaaataataaatatttcatgattTTCATCAAATCGAGGTTAAGCTCAACTGCATACATATGTCAGAACACATGGGCCATTTAAATCTTCTTGaaatgtgtttatttttttaaaacaaacactcattttttaatttaaaaaaagaaaaaaacataacatACAATTCCATTAATCATTAAagattagaaaaatttatatgtaattacatattataaataaatttaattatttataatattcatttattattatattaattttttttacaacgaCAGTGTACGACATAGCATAaatgattagaaaaaaaatcattagaaTGGCACAAAATGGAACATCAAAAACTTTCTCTTCATCAACAAAACCAACATATGAGGTAAGAatagttttatcaatttaataaaacatgttgtatattttatcttaatgattatttatattttatcaggAAACAATTAGagctttaaataaattacaaagcaATAGTGCATATCTACGTTCAGTTACAAAGTGCAACTCTCAAAGTAGAACAACACTTGAAgacactaaaaaatatttaataaggtataataataataattttataataattaatataatagcagaaaattatttatcaatttatttttagatctGGTATAAGTCTAAATGACTTGAATAGAATTCCAATAATTCATGTTGCTGGTACAAAAGGTAAAGGTTCAACATGTGGATTTTTAGAATCAATACTTCGTCATCATGGTTTTAAAACAGCTCTTTATACATCACCTCATCTTGTAACTGTACGTGAAAGAATAAGAATTAATGGAAAACCAATAAGtgaagataattttataaataaattttctcatgtttataaaatacttgaaaatttacaaactaaAGAATATGATATGCCaacgtattttaaatttatgacaatttTAATGTTTCATATTATATTAACAACAGATATTGATGTTGCAATATTAGAAGTTGGTATTGGTGGTGAACTTGATTGTAcaaatatcattgaaaaacCAACATGTGTTGGTATTACAAAATTAGAACTTGATCATATGCAGTTACTTGgtaatgatttatcaagtattGCTTGGCAAAAAGctggaatatttaaaaatcatgtaCCAG from Aphidius gifuensis isolate YNYX2018 linkage group LG4, ASM1490517v1, whole genome shotgun sequence encodes:
- the LOC122853749 gene encoding folylpolyglutamate synthase, mitochondrial-like, whose amino-acid sequence is MAQNGTSKTFSSSTKPTYEETIRALNKLQSNSAYLRSVTKCNSQSRTTLEDTKKYLIRSGISLNDLNRIPIIHVAGTKGKGSTCGFLESILRHHGFKTALYTSPHLVTVRERIRINGKPINIDVAILEVGIGGELDCTNIIEKPTCVGITKLELDHMQLLGNDLSSIAWQKAGIFKNHVPAFTVNQRQEAIDILYKPLKNTQCPGRSQIINGKYLDVYLDGAHTQESMKNCVNW